In Salinibaculum sp. SYNS191, the genomic window CGGGAGGAGCGCGTCCTGGTATGTGTAAGCTGTCGACACGTCCCGAAACACGGGGCAGATTGACCGCCGCCGCGAGCGACCAGGGGCCGGACAGGCCGAGCCTAGGGTTTTCACAGCGGCACCAGTAATGACGCACATGGCAGCGCGAACGCGTGCGCACGTCTTCGTCAGCGGGAACGTCCAGGGCGTCTACTTCCGTGCAACCACTCGCGAGACCGCAGAGCGCCACGGCGTCGACGGCTGGGTGCGCAATCTGGACGACGGCCGCGTCGAGGCAGTCTTCGAGGGGCCGGAGGCCGACGTCGAGCGACTCGTCGAGTTCTG contains:
- a CDS encoding acylphosphatase; protein product: MAARTRAHVFVSGNVQGVYFRATTRETAERHGVDGWVRNLDDGRVEAVFEGPEADVERLVEFCHEGSDAARVDDVDVTYAEPEGVEGFRIRY